GTCATCAAGGTGAGGCAGATTGAGCCCTACGCACACGACGCGATCCTCTTCAAGGCGAACCACGGTTTCAAGTACGTGGGGCCGACATGGAGGGAGGAGATCGAGACAGCTATTACCGCCCTCGCCTCTTCCCCCGGCGCCGCGCTGGAGACGATGCGGGAGGTGGTGCTCGCCCTCGAACGCGTTTTAGTAACCATCGACGCATGCGAGAAGCTCACCGATCACCCACACAAGATGTGGGACGAGGCTCGCGCCCTCCTCGCCCGGCCCGAGGTGAAGCGGTGGGCGGGGCGATGAGTTGGGTGGCGACTGACGCGGTGATCGACGAGACCGGTCGTTATCGCTACGCCTTGGAGCGCATATGGAAGCTGATGGCTGGCCGTGCGGTCTGGATCATGCTCAACCCGAGCACGGCCGATGCCGAACAGGACGACGCGACCATTCGCCGGTGCATCGGTTTCACGCGAGCTTGGGGTCTCGGCGGGATCATCGTCGTCAATCTCTTCGCGTACCGCGCCACGAACCCACGGCGTCTCTTGGCGCTCCGTCAGAACGACGCGGTGGGCCCGCAAAACGACGAGTGGCTCGGTCGGCATGCGCGCGGCGCAGGCGTGAAAGCAGTCATCGCGGCGTGGGGCGCGCACGGCTCGATGTGGGGCCGTGACACCGAAGTGCTCGACCTGCTCCGGTTCTGGCATGTGCGCCTCCAGTGCCTCGGACGGACCAAGGCCGGCGCGCCGAGACATCCGCTGAGGCTTGCCTACTCGACCGCACTTGAGGAGTTCTCGCCGTGCTGACCGTCGCTGAGCTGCTCGCCGCGAGGCCGGCGGTGCTGCCGTACTTCGTGGTCCCCTTCCCGGTGCCGATCACGGTGGGGCCGCTGACGCTCACGTTGGTCATCGTGTTGGGGCGGAACTGAGATCGTCCCTCGCGCGCCCGAGGGCCAGGAGGTCTACTACCGCGGCCTGTACCGCGGCGTCTACTGCTCCTTATTCGACGACCCTGATTTCCAGCAGCTCACCCCCACCAGCCGCCACGTCTTGTTGACCCTTCGGCTGTGCGCGCAGAACAACGCCTCGTCGATGTTCCGTCACTACCCCGCTCTCCTCTGCATTCAGACCGGCTACGACCCGGGAACCCTTGAGACAGCCCTCCGCGAGCTCGAGTCGACACCGACTTCAGCCGCCGGGCGCTGGATCGAGCGCGAGGGCGTCGTTGTCTGGATCCGGAACGGGCTGCGGTATGACCCCAATATCCGCCTGGCCGATCCGAAGCACCGAAAAGGTGTCGAGCGAGCTATTGCCGCCCTTCCTCGGCTTCCGATCGTTCTAAGGTTCTGCGATTACTACCGAATCACAAGACCCTTCCAAGACCCTACAGAGACCCTCGCAAGACCCTCTGAAGACCAGGAAGGCTCTGGCGCTCCGAGACCGAGACCGAGACCGAGACCGAAGAACCTCGAGACCGAAGTAGTAGAGCCGGTGGACGGTGTGGATAACATGTTAGCCGCCCGATCAGACCGTGCCTCGATCCGGAGTGCTCTCGCACTGGATTCGGAGGGGCACCAGCGGACGGAGGGCGAGGTTGGGACGGACGGGCAGCCCCAGCGGCGTGGCCTGACGGCAGAGGAGGATCGGGCGCGGTTGGAGGCGTTGACGGCGGAGCTGGCGAGGGAGAAGGCGGCGCCGAAGAGAACACGAGGATGAGCCGGTCATCGATTCGGGGGCCCCTGCAAGAGAGGCCACAAGCGGGAAAGCGAAGGCGCGAGGTATTTCCACTAGTTACAGGACATTTAGAGCTAACGGCTAACCATCTGTGTGCGGCGTGCGGCGGGAAGATGCCGCCAGCGAGGCTGCGCGCTGGCGGGCGCCAGCGGTCAGGACGGCGGAAATACTGCTCACCGCGCTGCATGAATCTAGCTTCATCAAGGGCTGCGCAGGTTCGAGAGAAAGATCGAAATCGAAATCGCGCGTGGGTCTGCGCTGGCTGCGGAAAGGAGTTCCTCGGCCGAAAGCGCAGGCGCTGCCGTAAGGGTTGCGGCCGAGTCCGCTGGCGCCGTCCTGTCGCGGCCTGCCGTTCCTGCGGCCTCCGGATCACGACGGCGCGGAAAGTCTGCCGGCTCTGCGCTCGCCTCCGTCTGCTGGACATCTGCGGATGTGGCCGAATTTTCATGCCCTGGTTCCGCGAGAACGGCAGCCCAGTGGCGCACGCACTGTCGAAGTGTGGCCACTGTCCGCGCTGGTCATTGGCGGCCATCGAGAAGGCCGTGGCGCGGGCTTCCGCCGCCACGGCACGACCGAGAATCTGGAAGCGGTGCCCGAATTGTCTGCTCGAGTTCCCGACGAGGAACGCGGGACAGGTCTACTGGCCCAAGGCCTGCGCGCGTCAGGCGAAGAGTCGGGCCAAGCACGCCAGGCGACGCGGACTCGCGAAAGCGCATCTCTCGCTCTGGTCGATCTACGCCCGCGACCGGGGGCGCTGCGGGCTGTGCTGCGGTCCGGTCGGTCGTCGATTCACGCCCCCTCATCCACGCTCGGCGACGCTCGATCACATCGTTCCCGTGGTCGCCGGCGGCGTCCATGAGGCGCGCAATCTGCAACTCGCGCACTTCGGCTGCAACAGCGCGAAGCGAGAGCGGCCCTGCGCCAGCCAACTCCGGCTCCTCGGCTGATGGCACCCCGTCGTCGCCCGCCGAAGACCAAGCTCCTCACCCGCCGGGAGCTCGCCACGAAGCTAGCTGTCCACATGCAGAGCGTGACGCGTTGGGAGCGGGATGGCATGCCGATCGCGCAGCGAGGCGCTCGCGGACGTCCGTCGCGCTATGATCTCGCCGTGGTCGAGGCCTGGCGGGCCGCGAAGGAGGCGGCCGCGCGCACGCCGGGCGCGGCGGTCAGTCTCGAACTCGAGCGGGCCCGCAAGGAGCGGGCGCAAGCGGCCCTGACGGAGCAGACGCACCAATCGCGCGCGCGCGAGCTGCTCCCGCGCGACGAAGTCAAGCGCGTGATGGAGCAGCGGGCGGCGGCGATCCGGGCCAAGCTCCTCGCCTGGCCGACCACGCTGGCCGACCGCGTGCATCGCGCCGGGACCCTGGACGGGCTCGCCGGTGTGGAGTGCGTCCTTGCCGAGGCCGTCCGCGAGGCACTCCTCGAGTTGGCAGGGCAAGCGCTGTGACGGCCGTGAGCCCGGTCCAGGCGCTCGATCGCGAAGTCTGCGCGTCCGTCTTTCCGCCGCCGCCCGAGCTGACCGTCTCCGAGTTCGCCGACCGCGAGATCATCGTGACGACGGGGCCGCTGGCGGGGACGCACTGGCAGACGAGCTTCACGCCCTATCTGCGCGGCGTCCTCGACGCGTTCCACGAGCCTGGGGTCGAGATCGCCGTGCTCCGGGCGAGTTCGCAGGTGGGGAAAACATCGGCGGCCGTCTGCGTCGTGGCGTATCACATCGCCCACGACCCGTGCCCGATCATGGTCGTCGAGCCGACCGTCGACCCGATGGCGAAGGACTTCGCGCGCAATCGGCTGAACCCGGTCATCGAGGCGAGCCCAGCCCTGAAAGAGCGCGTGGCGAAGGCGCGCGCGAAGCACGGGAGCAATACGACCCTCACCAAGATCTTCCGCGGCGGCGACCTCGCCATTGGTGGGGCCAACAGCGCCGCCTCGCTGGCCGCGCGCTCCCGGCGTCTGCTCGTGCTCGACGAGATCGACCGCTATCCGCCCGAGCTGCCGGGCGAGGGCAACACGATCTCCATCGCGCTCAAGCGGACCTCCGCGTATCGCCGCCGGCGGCGGGTCCTGATGCTCAGCTCGCCCACGCTGCGCGGGGCGCCCATCGACACGTGGTTCCGGCGCGGCGACCAGCGGCATTTCCACGTCCCGTGTCCCGCGTGCGGCGTGCTGCATCCGCTCACCTGGGCCAACGTCCGGTGGGAGAACGACGATCCCGAGACGGCCCACCTGGTCTGCCCGGCCTGCGGCGCGGCGTTCGGCGATGCCGAGCGGGTCGCGATCCTCGCGCGCGGCGAGTGGCGCGCGGGGCAGCCGGATCGCCGCGAGCGCGCGATCGTGTCGTTCCATCTCTGGGAAGCGTACTCGCCGCTCTCGTCACTCGCCGAGATCGTCTCCGGGTTCCTGCGTGCGCGGGCGGCGCAGAAGGCCGGGGACCGCTCGGAGATGCACGCCTGGCAGAACACGACGCTCGGTGAGCCGGTCGAGCCCGACGACGGTGAGGGCGCCGAGCCGTCCTCGCTCCTGCTACGGCGCGAGGCCTACGGCGTCGATGTGGACGTGCCGGCCGCAGCCTGCTGTCTCACGATGGGCGCGGACGTGCAGGACGACCGCCTGGAGCTGCTCGTGATCGGCTGGGGCCCAGGCGAGGAGGCCTGGCTCGTCGACCGGCAGACGCTCCCGGGCGACACGTCGCAGCCGGAGCCGTGGCGGATGCTCGACGAGGTGCTCGAGGCCGAATACCGGCACGCCTCCGGCCTCCGGCTCCGCGTCCTGGCGACCTGCATCGACTCCGGCGGCCACCGCACGACGCTCGTCTACGACTACTGCGCCCGCCAGGCGGCGCGGCGGGTCTACGCGATCATCGGCCGCGAGGGGCAACGCCCGCTGGTGTCGTCGCCGGCGCCGCGCCGATGGGGCCGCGGCCAGCGCGCGGTCCCGCTCTACACGATCGGCGTCGATGCCGCCAAGGGGTTGCTGGTCGGGCGCCTGCGGCTGACGGAGCGGGGGCGGGGGTACGTCCACCTCCCGCATGCGGACTGGGCCGACGAGGAATTGGCGGCGCAGCTGACGAGCGAACGGCTGGTCACGCGCTGGCACAAGGGCGTGCCGACGACGGCGTGGGTGAAGACGCGGACTCGGAACGAGATGCTCGACTGCGCGACGTACGCGCTGGCCGCCCTCCGCCTCCTGAATCCGCGCCTCGAGGCGATGGCCCACCGGCTCCGGGCGGCCGCGCCGGCACCGAGCGCGCCGAGCGAGACGACGACGCCGGTGCCCGAAGCCTCGCCGTTCACGGTGCCGGGCCCGGCGACGCCCGCTATGGCGGGGCGCATCGGTGGGCGCCGCTTCACGCGCAGCCGGTACCTGGCTTAATGAGCCGGCCCCGCCGCGCCCCAGCCGCGCCACCAGCGGGCGCGCCTCCACTCTGGCTCTTCGCCATTGTCGCGGTCGCTCGGCGAGTCCTCCCGCGAGAGTGGTGCGGCCAGATCCGGCTCAACGTGTTCAAGGGCGGGATCAGCAACGTGAACATCGAGCAGACGGTGCTGGTGCCGCCGGAGCCGCCGTCGAAGTGATCCCACTGCTGCGGTACACTCCAGAAGGGGATCGGCGCGCAAGGCGCCGAGAACGAGGGAAACCATGGCGGCGAGGGTGATCGAGCGGCACTCCGATAGGGACGGAGAGATCGCTCGCGTGGAAGAGCGCGACGACGGCTTCTACTTCGTGGCCAGCCGTGGAGCGACCCCGAGCGCGCATGGACCGATGGCACTCGTCGATGCGCTTTTCGCGATGAACGAGTTTCTGGGGGAAGAGGATCACGGCCGATCCTAAATACCCAGCGCGTGACCCAGAGCGTGGGTCAAAGCCGCCGCCGAAATGATCCGTTGCCGCAGCCCGGGTCGGGGCGGTATGCTCTCGGTCAGAGCTGGCCTGAGGACACTCGGAAACTCCGAAGCCTCGGGAGGGCGCGCCGGATGGCGCTCGTCCTCCCGGGGCTTCTTGCGTTGAGGAGGATCGAGATGCCGCATTACCGAGATGGGACTGAAGCGAACGTCGGCGACGTCGTGCGCGGCCGTGGCTACAACATCGGGCACGAGATCATCGGGAAGGTGCTCTCCATCACGCCTGGCGCGGAGACCTGCAACCTGAGCATCGCGTGCATCGCGGCGCCGTCCGTGATCTACCGCGCCGACGTGGGCCACGGCGTGCAGGTCGTGCCCACGATCGAATACGGCGAAGCGGCCGCGTTCGAGAAGGTCGGGTAGGTGGCATCCGGTGAGCTCCGAATCGTCGTCGTGTTCGAGCGCGCCGATGAGTTCGCCGCGCGATTGAGCGGCCTCATCGCGGAGGCGCGCGAGCGAGCCGGGCCCGAGGGTCTGGCCCCGCCGACGCTGGCCGAGGATCTCGTCATCCGCCTCCGGGCGCAGGGCGTTCTTGTCTACGCCGAGGATCTGGAGTAGACGGACGTGGCCTTCACGCAAGCGGACGCGGACGCGCTCCGAGTAGCCATAGCGAAGGGCGAGAAGAGCGTCACCTACGCAGATCGCTCGGTTGCGTATCGCTCGGTCGAGGAAATGCGCCAAGCACTCGCGATGGTCGAAGCGGACCTAGCCGCCGCGACGACGCCAGCGCGGCCCCGGCAGTGGATCGGGACCTCGAGCAAGGGGACCTGAGCATGCTCGCCGCGCTCGGCCGAACGCTCCAGCGCCTCGGCACGGCCCTCGCGCCGCCGATCAAAAATCAAGCCGCCATGTATCCCGCCGCTACCCAGGGCCGGCGCGCGAGGGGCTGGTTTTCGAGCACGCTCGGACCAAACGACAGCACGCTTCCGAGCCTGAGTCTCTTGCGCGCCCGCTCGCGGGCGGGCGTCCGGACGGACGGCTACGCGCGGACGGCCGTCGATCGCCTCGTGTCGAACCTGATCGGGACCGGGATCGAGCCGCAATCCCTCGCGCCCGATCAGAACTTCCAGGAGCGCGTCGAGCAGCTCTGGCTCGACTGGACCGATGAGGCCGACGCGGATGGCAGGCTGGATCTCTACGGGCTCCAGGCCCTCGCCGTCCGTGGCTGGCTCGAGGGCGGCGAGATGTTCGTCCGCCTCCGGCCCCGGCTCGCCAAGGACGGGCTTGCGGTGCCGCTCCAACTCCAGCTGCTCGAGCCGGAGCTCTGCCCGGAGAACTACTCGACCGTCGGGAGTCTTGGCAACGTGATCCGGGCCGGGATCGAGTTCGATCCGCTCGGCCGGCGCGCCGCCTACTGGTTCTATCGCCGACGCCCAAGCGACTTCACCGACATTCCAAGCTCCGAGCTCGTGCCGGTGCCGGCCGATAGCGTGATCCACCTCTACGACCCGCTCCGCGCGGGCCAGATCCGCGGCGTGCCCCAGCTCACGCAGGCGCTGCTGAAGCTCTACGATCTCGACCAGTACGACGATGCGACGCTCGTCCGGCAGAAGCTCGCGAACCTGTTCGTGGGCTTCCTCAAGCGCGGCGGTCCGACGCCGGACGCCGAGGTCGACCCGCTGACCGGTCAGGCGATCGAGCGCGACGACGCCGGGCATGGACTGATCGGGCTCGAGCCCGGCCTGTTCCAGGAGCTGAACCCGGGCGAAGAGGTCGACTTCTCCGAGCCGCCCGACGCCGCCGGGTACGCGGACTTCATGCGGGCGCAGCTCATGGGCGCCGCCGTTGCCGCGGACGTGCCCTACGAGGTCCTCACCGGCGATCTCCGCGCCGTGAACGATCGGACGGTGCGGGTGATCCTCAACGAGTTCCGCCGGCGCGTCGAGCAGCGCCAGCACCACATCGTCGCCTTCGCGCTGAACCGCCCGGTCTGGACCGCCTTCGTCAACGCGGCGGTCATCTCGGGTGCCCTCGCGGTGCCGGCCGCCTTCCATGACGATCCCCGGCCGTGGCTGCGCGTCGAGTGGGTGCCGCCGGCGTGGCCGTACCTGCATCCAGTGCAGGACGTGGAAGCCGAGCGCGCGATGGTCCTTGCCGGCTTCAAGTCGCGCAGCCAGGTGGTGCGGGAGCGCGGCTGGCGGGCGCGGCAGGTCGAGCGGGAGATCGCGGATGACAACGCGCGCGCGGACGCCCTCGGCTTCCGCCTGCACTCCGATTCGCGCTTCGTGGATGCGAAAGGGGCGGCGCCGGCCGGCGGGCCACCTGCGAGCGACACGGGCCAGGCCGCGCTGGCGCTCGCGCAGGCGGCCGTCGAGCGACCCGCGCCGGCGGTCATCGTGCAGGCCCCGCTGGCGCCGGCGGTCCACGCGCCCATCACCGTCGTCGTGCCGGAGGCGCGCCCCATGCGCGAGGACTTCATCCGCGACCCCGAAACGAAGCTGTTGGTCGGGCGAGTCCAGCGGCCGACGGAGGAGCGACATGCCGGTGATCCACACGACCAAGGGCGACCTCGATGAGTCCCTGCTGGAGAAGAGGACGGGCGAGGTCGACAACGACAACGAGTATACGACCTGGGTGGAATACTGGCTTGCCGGCGAGCTGGTGCACCGCTCAGCCCACGTCACGCTAAAGAAGCTGCCGCCGCTGTCAGGCGCGATCGAGGCATTCTGACATGGCGAACGCGCAAGCGATGTGCACGCAGTTCAAGGCCGACATCATGAACGGGCTGCACGCCTTCGGGGCGAGCGTCATCCGCGCGGCCACCACGAAGGACGCCTACAAGGCGGCGCTCTATCTCACCACGGCGACGAAGGGCGCGGCGACGACGGTCTACGACGCGACCGGTGAAGTCTCCGGGACGAACTACGTCGCGGGCGGTGTCGCCGTGACGACCGGCACGGCCCCGGCGACCTCGGGGACGACGGCCTTCTTCACGCCGTCGGCGTCGATCGTATTCACCAACGTGACGCTGGCGACCGCCTTCGACGCCGTGCTGATCTACAACGACACATCGGCCAGCAAACTGGCGGTGTCCGTGCATACCTTCGGCGCGCAGACCATCACGGCGGGGACTCTGACGCTGACCATGCCTGTGAACGACGCGGTGACCGGCCTCATTCGGATTGCGTAATGGCCATTTATTCTCTCTCTCAGCGCACGACGAACGTCACGATTGCCAACGCCTGCCTGGAGATCAGGACCGCCTCGACCGACCGCCCGCGCATCATGGAGATCGGACTCACGCTCAACGCGGCGACGGCGAGCGTGTTCGGCCTCGGGCGCCCGCAGGCGATCGGCATCACCCCGGTGAACGTGGCCTTCCTAGCTGAAGATTCGGGCGACCCCGCGAGCACGATCAACGGGTCGCTATCGTGGGCGACCGGGCCGACGGTGCCGCTCAATGTCTTCCGCCGGGCGTCGTTACCGGCGCTCGTCGGGGCGGGCATCGTCTGGACCTTCCCGCGCGGACTGGTGATCCCGGTCTCTAGCAGTCTGGTGCTCTGGAACATCTCGGCGACGGGCGCGGTTGACGTCTGGGTCGTCGTGGACGAGTGATGTCCCGCTTGATTGGTGGCCTTAGCGCATCGATCATGGTGATCGAACCTGCCGCCTACCGGCAAGGAGCTGATCCTGAGCAATTCGCCACGTCTTTCCTGACGTGGCCGGTGTTGTGGCCACGGAGCCGAATGCAGGCGACGATCAGTGATGGGGCCGCTGTTGGTCGCGTGGAGAGGCCATTCTACGAGGAGCGCGTCCGCTACGGCGGCACGAAAGCGTGGAAGCGGATCGCGGGCACCGCGAAGGATTCCGCCGGAGCGGTACTCGCCGGCGCGACCATGAAGCCGTACCGGACGGCGGACGGAGAGAACAACAAGGCCGACCAGACAGAGGGCGTCTCCGGCGCCTCGGCGGCTGACGGCGCCTACCAGGTGATGGTGCCGACGTCGGATACGTACTACCTCGTCGGCTACAAGGCCGGGAGCCCGGACGTCGCGGGGACAACGGTCAATACCCTGGTGGGCACGTAAGGAGAGGAGCGGATGAGTGTCGCGTCGACCTACGCGGCGGCGGTCCTGGCGCAGGTGCCGGTGCCGCCCCCGGGCTGGACCGGGGGCGGGATCGATGCCAGCGTCACGCCCACGGGCGGCCTCCTGATCAACAACTGGGGCGATCTCGACGGCGCCACGGCGCTGAGCCTCGGCCACTACATAGTGGCGACCTTCGGGGATTGAGCGTGCGCGCTCCACACGCCTGACGTCAGACCATCCTCAATTTATGCGCTCTGCTGAGCGCTGCGGCACATGCTCGATGGGACAAGCGTAAGCAGGGCCCCCGATGACGGATGTATTTCTCTACGCCGGCGAGCCGACGCCGAGTGACGTTAGGCTCAGCGACCCGACCATTCTACGCAGCGGGGGTCTTACCCTCGCTCTGACTGGAGTCGTGGCGACAGGGTTAGTCGGGGCCGTCGCGCTAAGTGTCGCTCTGGCGCTCTCCGGCGTCGCCTCATCCGGGGCCGCCGGCACCGTCACCCCAAGCAGCGCCGCTGCTGTCGTCGGCATCTCTGCGACTGGCTCGGTCGGGACCGTCGCTCCCAGCCGTACCGTCGCGCTGACCGGGGCAACCGGGACAGGGGCCGTCGGCGCGGTTGTGCCGAACAGGACCGTTGCGTTGACCGGCGCCTCCGCGCCCAGTGACGTCGGTGCCGTCACCCCAAGCGCCGCCGTCTTCCTGTCCGGTATCGCCGGGACGGGCGCGGTCGGGTCGGATGTCCCCAGTAGCTCGGTCGCCGTCACTGGAGTGTCAGGGGCCGGCGCTTCCGGGACATCGCTTCCGAATAGGGACGCTGGGCTCACCGGAGTCGCGGCAACGGGCGACGTCGGCACCGTCGTGGTCGCCGCGAATGACATCGCGCTCGCTCTCAGCGGCGTGGTGGGCAGCGGGAACGTCGGAGCCGTTGCCCCGAGCGGAGGCCCGCCACCTGTCGAACCCACAGCGTTCGTCGGCGGGCGCGGTCGGAACATCCGGGTCCCGAGGCGGCTGCAGTACGCGGCGGCGCTCGCCGGCATTCTAGGGACAGGAACGGCAGGAACAGCGGCTCCGAGCACGACCGTCGCTTTGGCGGGCATCGGAGCCACGGGGGCCCTCGGATCGGTTCAAAGCCGAGCCTCGCGCGTCTTCGATTACGTGCGCGTCCGGGTGCAGGACGAGCGCGATTTACTCGCCTTGCTCGGTTTCCCTGACGACGGGGGCGCTCTCGATGTTCTTGACAGCCGGCCGGGCGAGGTGGTACGGGTCTAGGTACACGTAGTCCCCTGGGACAACTCGAACATCGAGAGCCCAGGGAGGGGCGGTGCCCGCAAGGCGTCGCATTCCTCCCTGGGCTCTCCTGCGTTTAGGGGGTGGCGAATGGCCAACGAGTTGTACGCGGCCGGCGAGGAACACGCGCGCGCGCTGATCCAGAGCGGCGACGTCGACGAGACCTCG
This genomic stretch from Candidatus Methylomirabilota bacterium harbors:
- a CDS encoding DUF1643 domain-containing protein, coding for MSWVATDAVIDETGRYRYALERIWKLMAGRAVWIMLNPSTADAEQDDATIRRCIGFTRAWGLGGIIVVNLFAYRATNPRRLLALRQNDAVGPQNDEWLGRHARGAGVKAVIAAWGAHGSMWGRDTEVLDLLRFWHVRLQCLGRTKAGAPRHPLRLAYSTALEEFSPC
- a CDS encoding terminase small subunit translates to MAPRRRPPKTKLLTRRELATKLAVHMQSVTRWERDGMPIAQRGARGRPSRYDLAVVEAWRAAKEAAARTPGAAVSLELERARKERAQAALTEQTHQSRARELLPRDEVKRVMEQRAAAIRAKLLAWPTTLADRVHRAGTLDGLAGVECVLAEAVREALLELAGQAL
- a CDS encoding terminase gpA endonuclease subunit — encoded protein: MSPVQALDREVCASVFPPPPELTVSEFADREIIVTTGPLAGTHWQTSFTPYLRGVLDAFHEPGVEIAVLRASSQVGKTSAAVCVVAYHIAHDPCPIMVVEPTVDPMAKDFARNRLNPVIEASPALKERVAKARAKHGSNTTLTKIFRGGDLAIGGANSAASLAARSRRLLVLDEIDRYPPELPGEGNTISIALKRTSAYRRRRRVLMLSSPTLRGAPIDTWFRRGDQRHFHVPCPACGVLHPLTWANVRWENDDPETAHLVCPACGAAFGDAERVAILARGEWRAGQPDRRERAIVSFHLWEAYSPLSSLAEIVSGFLRARAAQKAGDRSEMHAWQNTTLGEPVEPDDGEGAEPSSLLLRREAYGVDVDVPAAACCLTMGADVQDDRLELLVIGWGPGEEAWLVDRQTLPGDTSQPEPWRMLDEVLEAEYRHASGLRLRVLATCIDSGGHRTTLVYDYCARQAARRVYAIIGREGQRPLVSSPAPRRWGRGQRAVPLYTIGVDAAKGLLVGRLRLTERGRGYVHLPHADWADEELAAQLTSERLVTRWHKGVPTTAWVKTRTRNEMLDCATYALAALRLLNPRLEAMAHRLRAAAPAPSAPSETTTPVPEASPFTVPGPATPAMAGRIGGRRFTRSRYLA
- a CDS encoding phage portal protein — protein: MLAALGRTLQRLGTALAPPIKNQAAMYPAATQGRRARGWFSSTLGPNDSTLPSLSLLRARSRAGVRTDGYARTAVDRLVSNLIGTGIEPQSLAPDQNFQERVEQLWLDWTDEADADGRLDLYGLQALAVRGWLEGGEMFVRLRPRLAKDGLAVPLQLQLLEPELCPENYSTVGSLGNVIRAGIEFDPLGRRAAYWFYRRRPSDFTDIPSSELVPVPADSVIHLYDPLRAGQIRGVPQLTQALLKLYDLDQYDDATLVRQKLANLFVGFLKRGGPTPDAEVDPLTGQAIERDDAGHGLIGLEPGLFQELNPGEEVDFSEPPDAAGYADFMRAQLMGAAVAADVPYEVLTGDLRAVNDRTVRVILNEFRRRVEQRQHHIVAFALNRPVWTAFVNAAVISGALAVPAAFHDDPRPWLRVEWVPPAWPYLHPVQDVEAERAMVLAGFKSRSQVVRERGWRARQVEREIADDNARADALGFRLHSDSRFVDAKGAAPAGGPPASDTGQAALALAQAAVERPAPAVIVQAPLAPAVHAPITVVVPEARPMREDFIRDPETKLLVGRVQRPTEERHAGDPHDQGRPR